A stretch of Rhinoderma darwinii isolate aRhiDar2 chromosome 4, aRhiDar2.hap1, whole genome shotgun sequence DNA encodes these proteins:
- the LOC142760592 gene encoding uncharacterized protein LOC142760592 isoform X1: protein MEAFSGSVLLVIALGAACAGTSSAAEVTYVCPPFDPATCMFSKPGPAECHRDSECPRSMKCCCSNCGWKCVVPVEVKNGRCPQILVKCRPPALKPRCQKDSDCPKLRKCCNICGKSCWDPAPEPEGNCPRNDGKKLRELQCSSVQCNKDSDCSGYEKCCVSGDEQKCVEPVRPGQCPMRRKKCLVYYSEPQCQRDSDCPELQKCCDICGKSCWDAVPDE from the exons ATGGAAGCATTTTCTGGATCCGTCCTCCTGGTCATCGCCCTCGGCGCGGCATGTGCTGGGACTTCATCAGCAGCAG AGGTGACCTATGTGTGTCCCCCATTTGACCCGGCCACCTGTATGTTCTCCAAACCCGGCCCAGCCGAGTGCCACAGGGACAGTGAATGTCCCAGATCCATGAAATGCTGCTGCTCCAACTGTGGCTGGAAATGCGTGGTCCCCGTGGAAG TTAAGAACGGCCGCTGCCCCCAAATACTAGTAAAGTGCAGGCCGCCCGCACTAAAACCCCGGTGTCAAAAGGACTCTGACTGTCCAAAGCTACGGAAGTGTTGTAATATATGTGGGAAGAGCTGCTGGGACCCTGCACCAG AACCAGAAGGAAATTGTCCCAGGAATGATGGGAAAAAGTTACGTGAACTTCAGTGTTCGTCCGTACAGTGCAATAAGGATTCAGACTGCAGCGGGTAtgaaaaatgctgcgtttctgGAGATGAGCAGAAGTGTGTGGAACCAG TCAGACCTGGTCAATGCCCcatgagaagaaaaaaatgctTAGTGTATTATTCCGAACCCCAGTGTCAAAGAGACTCCGACTGTCCCGAGCTACAGAAGTGCTGTGATATCTGTGGAAAAAGCTGCTGGGACGCTGTGCCAG ATGAGTGA
- the LOC142760592 gene encoding uncharacterized protein LOC142760592 isoform X3: MFSKPGPAECHRDSECPRSMKCCCSNCGWKCVVPVEVKNGRCPQILVKCRPPALKPRCQKDSDCPKLRKCCNICGKSCWDPAPEPEGNCPRNDGKKLRELQCSSVQCNKDSDCSGYEKCCVSGDEQKCVEPVRPGQCPMRRKKCLVYYSEPQCQRDSDCPELQKCCDICGKSCWDAVPDE, from the exons ATGTTCTCCAAACCCGGCCCAGCCGAGTGCCACAGGGACAGTGAATGTCCCAGATCCATGAAATGCTGCTGCTCCAACTGTGGCTGGAAATGCGTGGTCCCCGTGGAAG TTAAGAACGGCCGCTGCCCCCAAATACTAGTAAAGTGCAGGCCGCCCGCACTAAAACCCCGGTGTCAAAAGGACTCTGACTGTCCAAAGCTACGGAAGTGTTGTAATATATGTGGGAAGAGCTGCTGGGACCCTGCACCAG AACCAGAAGGAAATTGTCCCAGGAATGATGGGAAAAAGTTACGTGAACTTCAGTGTTCGTCCGTACAGTGCAATAAGGATTCAGACTGCAGCGGGTAtgaaaaatgctgcgtttctgGAGATGAGCAGAAGTGTGTGGAACCAG TCAGACCTGGTCAATGCCCcatgagaagaaaaaaatgctTAGTGTATTATTCCGAACCCCAGTGTCAAAGAGACTCCGACTGTCCCGAGCTACAGAAGTGCTGTGATATCTGTGGAAAAAGCTGCTGGGACGCTGTGCCAG ATGAGTGA
- the LOC142760592 gene encoding uncharacterized protein LOC142760592 isoform X2, with protein sequence MKTSCTAEVTYVCPPFDPATCMFSKPGPAECHRDSECPRSMKCCCSNCGWKCVVPVEVKNGRCPQILVKCRPPALKPRCQKDSDCPKLRKCCNICGKSCWDPAPEPEGNCPRNDGKKLRELQCSSVQCNKDSDCSGYEKCCVSGDEQKCVEPVRPGQCPMRRKKCLVYYSEPQCQRDSDCPELQKCCDICGKSCWDAVPDE encoded by the exons AGGTGACCTATGTGTGTCCCCCATTTGACCCGGCCACCTGTATGTTCTCCAAACCCGGCCCAGCCGAGTGCCACAGGGACAGTGAATGTCCCAGATCCATGAAATGCTGCTGCTCCAACTGTGGCTGGAAATGCGTGGTCCCCGTGGAAG TTAAGAACGGCCGCTGCCCCCAAATACTAGTAAAGTGCAGGCCGCCCGCACTAAAACCCCGGTGTCAAAAGGACTCTGACTGTCCAAAGCTACGGAAGTGTTGTAATATATGTGGGAAGAGCTGCTGGGACCCTGCACCAG AACCAGAAGGAAATTGTCCCAGGAATGATGGGAAAAAGTTACGTGAACTTCAGTGTTCGTCCGTACAGTGCAATAAGGATTCAGACTGCAGCGGGTAtgaaaaatgctgcgtttctgGAGATGAGCAGAAGTGTGTGGAACCAG TCAGACCTGGTCAATGCCCcatgagaagaaaaaaatgctTAGTGTATTATTCCGAACCCCAGTGTCAAAGAGACTCCGACTGTCCCGAGCTACAGAAGTGCTGTGATATCTGTGGAAAAAGCTGCTGGGACGCTGTGCCAG ATGAGTGA